In a single window of the Kiloniellales bacterium genome:
- a CDS encoding amidohydrolase family protein, with protein sequence MADLQFTNVRVIDGSGAEPFDGSVLLRGNRIVEVAKAGEPLAGEGAEVIDGGGATLMPGLIEPHAHISFCDTADLESLGDIPPEEHTLLTMKYARKMLDQGFTAIFSAAAAKPRLDVVIRNAIEAGDIPGPRMRAASPELTPTSGLGDVRRWHMHRETFALTCDGADEFRRVAREMVREGVDTLKMNPSGDEFIPFARAHETIMNEAEIAAVCEVGKSRGKNIAAHARSAQSVKLSVKHGAQVLYHCTLSDDEALDMLEAKKDEVFVAPTAGMAYVTSIGEGRDYGIDADHPVAQFFAAELETGARNMNELKRRGVRVLPGGDYGFAWNPIGTNARDMEHFVNLLDFTPLEAIRAATQYSGELFGEAIGLVKEDYLADLILVDGDPSKDIKILQDADRLLAIMKDGAFHKAPAEGLGAGRAAAE encoded by the coding sequence GCCGGCGAAGGGGCGGAAGTCATCGACGGCGGCGGGGCGACCCTGATGCCCGGCCTGATCGAGCCGCATGCCCACATCAGCTTCTGCGACACGGCCGACCTCGAAAGCCTGGGTGACATCCCGCCGGAAGAGCACACGCTGCTGACGATGAAGTACGCCAGGAAGATGCTCGACCAGGGCTTCACGGCGATCTTCTCGGCGGCCGCCGCCAAGCCGCGGCTCGACGTCGTGATCCGCAACGCGATCGAGGCCGGCGACATCCCGGGGCCGCGCATGCGCGCCGCCAGCCCCGAGCTGACCCCGACCAGCGGCCTGGGCGACGTGCGCCGCTGGCACATGCACCGCGAGACCTTCGCCCTGACCTGCGACGGCGCCGACGAGTTCCGCCGGGTCGCCCGCGAGATGGTCCGGGAGGGCGTGGACACCTTGAAGATGAATCCCTCGGGCGACGAGTTCATCCCCTTCGCCCGTGCCCATGAGACCATCATGAACGAGGCCGAGATCGCCGCCGTCTGCGAGGTCGGCAAGAGCCGCGGCAAGAACATCGCCGCCCACGCCCGCTCGGCGCAAAGCGTCAAGCTTTCGGTCAAGCACGGCGCCCAGGTGCTCTATCACTGCACGCTTTCGGACGACGAGGCCTTGGACATGCTGGAGGCCAAGAAGGACGAGGTCTTCGTCGCACCGACCGCCGGCATGGCCTACGTCACCTCGATCGGCGAGGGCCGGGACTACGGGATCGATGCCGATCACCCGGTCGCCCAGTTCTTCGCGGCCGAGCTGGAGACCGGGGCGCGGAACATGAACGAGCTGAAGCGCCGCGGCGTCCGCGTGCTGCCGGGCGGCGATTACGGCTTCGCCTGGAACCCCATCGGCACCAACGCCCGCGACATGGAGCATTTCGTCAACCTGCTCGACTTCACGCCGTTGGAGGCGATCCGCGCCGCCACGCAGTACAGCGGCGAGCTCTTCGGCGAGGCCATCGGCCTGGTCAAGGAGGACTACCTCGCCGACCTGATCCTGGTCGACGGCGATCCCTCAAAGGACATCAAGATCCTGCAGGACGCCGACCGGCTGCTGGCGATCATGAAGGACGGCGCCTTCCACAAGGCCCCGGCCGAGGGGCTCGGCGCCGGCCGGGCGGCGGCGGAGTAG
- a CDS encoding ArsI/CadI family heavy metal resistance metalloenzyme — MRLQLALNVRDIDEAVAYYGRLFGVKPHKRRPGYANFAIAMPPLKLVLFENPEAAERLHHLGVEVLGQGTLAETQRRLETVGLLDDVQLEETCCHATQDKLWSQEPQGLRWEWYRITDDAPAEAQETPAPGCCTGDSAARPVAAT, encoded by the coding sequence ATGCGCCTTCAACTGGCCCTCAACGTGCGCGATATCGACGAGGCCGTGGCCTACTATGGCCGACTCTTCGGCGTGAAGCCGCACAAGCGGCGGCCGGGCTATGCCAATTTCGCGATCGCGATGCCGCCGCTGAAGCTCGTACTCTTCGAGAACCCCGAGGCCGCCGAGCGCCTGCACCATCTGGGCGTCGAGGTCCTCGGCCAGGGCACCCTGGCCGAGACCCAACGGCGTCTCGAGACTGTCGGCTTGCTCGACGACGTTCAGCTGGAGGAGACCTGCTGCCACGCGACCCAGGACAAGCTCTGGTCCCAGGAACCCCAGGGCCTGCGCTGGGAGTGGTATCGGATCACCGACGATGCGCCCGCCGAGGCCCAGGAGACTCCGGCGCCGGGCTGCTGCACCGGGGACAGCGCGGCGCGGCCGGTGGCCGCGACCTGA
- a CDS encoding sigma-70 family RNA polymerase sigma factor: protein MAEQSSADQVSWVAFQARLRAYLRRRVDPAAVDDLVGDILLRLVRHREALEAARDPVAWMLRLAANAVTDHHRRRDVEKRALSRARIEFVTEAAAEAADEGATEEIGHCLRPLVEALPARYREALLLTEIEGLTRAEAALRLGLSPSGMKSRVQRGRAKLKQALLRCCEIRTDRRGGVLDYRRRRADVGLTGCRPC, encoded by the coding sequence ATGGCGGAGCAGAGCAGTGCGGATCAGGTCTCCTGGGTGGCCTTCCAGGCCCGTCTGCGCGCCTATCTGCGCCGGCGGGTCGATCCGGCCGCGGTCGACGACCTGGTCGGCGACATCCTGCTCCGCCTGGTCCGGCACCGCGAGGCCCTCGAGGCGGCGCGCGATCCGGTGGCCTGGATGCTCCGCCTTGCGGCCAATGCCGTGACGGACCATCACCGCCGGCGCGACGTCGAGAAGCGTGCCTTGTCGCGTGCCCGGATCGAGTTCGTGACGGAAGCCGCGGCGGAGGCGGCCGACGAGGGCGCCACCGAGGAGATCGGCCACTGCCTGCGGCCGCTCGTCGAGGCCCTGCCGGCCCGCTACCGGGAGGCCCTGCTGCTGACCGAGATCGAGGGCCTGACCCGGGCCGAGGCCGCGCTGCGCCTCGGCCTCTCGCCTTCGGGCATGAAGTCCCGGGTTCAGCGCGGCCGCGCCAAGCTGAAACAGGCGCTGCTGCGCTGCTGCGAGATCCGGACGGATCGGCGCGGCGGCGTCCTGGACTACCGGCGGCGGCGCGCGGACGTCGGACTGACGGGTTGCCGTCCTTGCTGA
- a CDS encoding MHYT domain-containing protein: MFSEFFLTEQHAQFYDVEQNYTLWLVLVSYAIAAFAAFVSFYVVERVVAAPSAGVRMRWLMTGGAAMGAGIWSMHFSGMMALRMPAWLCGNANGDIHYDPFLTIFSAVFAMLASGFAFYFVSKRSKNIGLLLVAGTILGAGIGLMHYTGMAAMRMYAIIRYDPLWFAVSILAAVILASYALWQMSYTLEARRQERSNNRGVAAMIMGLAITLMHYAGMAATHFLAVSGEPAKAPLDGIALDGTLVGVAITGVAVLILGMALFAANKEAQRQGHPIPAVQGS; the protein is encoded by the coding sequence ATGTTCTCGGAGTTCTTCCTCACGGAACAGCATGCCCAGTTCTACGACGTGGAGCAGAACTACACCTTGTGGTTGGTGCTGGTGTCCTATGCGATCGCGGCCTTCGCCGCCTTCGTGTCCTTCTACGTGGTCGAGCGCGTCGTCGCCGCTCCCTCGGCCGGCGTCCGTATGCGCTGGCTGATGACCGGCGGGGCGGCCATGGGGGCCGGGATCTGGTCCATGCACTTCTCCGGCATGATGGCCTTGAGGATGCCGGCCTGGTTGTGCGGCAACGCCAATGGCGACATCCACTACGATCCTTTCCTGACGATTTTCTCGGCCGTTTTCGCCATGCTGGCCAGCGGCTTTGCCTTCTACTTCGTCAGCAAGCGCTCCAAGAACATCGGCCTCCTGCTGGTTGCCGGTACGATCCTCGGCGCCGGCATCGGCCTGATGCACTACACCGGCATGGCGGCAATGCGGATGTACGCGATCATCCGCTACGATCCCCTCTGGTTCGCGGTTTCGATCCTGGCCGCCGTGATCCTGGCCAGCTATGCGCTCTGGCAGATGTCCTACACCCTGGAGGCCCGGCGCCAGGAACGCAGCAACAACCGCGGTGTGGCGGCCATGATCATGGGCCTGGCGATCACCTTGATGCACTACGCGGGCATGGCGGCGACCCATTTCCTGGCGGTTTCCGGCGAGCCGGCCAAGGCGCCGCTGGATGGCATCGCGCTCGACGGCACGCTGGTCGGCGTGGCGATCACCGGCGTCGCGGTGCTGATCCTGGGCATGGCGCTCTTCGCCGCCAACAAGGAGGCCCAGCGGCAGGGGCATCCGATTCCGGCGGTGCAAGGGAGCTGA
- a CDS encoding multidrug efflux RND transporter permease subunit: MFSRFFIERPIFASVISTVIVIAGWVTLGTLPISQYPDITPPTVEVRAVYPGASASVIAETVAAPIEQEVNGVEGMIYMSSTSASDGTYTLTVTFEVGSDLDLAQILTQNRVTLAEPKLPEEVKREGINTKKKSTNIVQFISLVSPDGRYDDLFLSNYATLQLRDTLSRIDGVGEVTVFPASDYSMRIWLDPQQLRSRGITTKDVFDAVREQNVQVAAGQIGQPPAPESQNFQLSINVLGRLSEIGQFEEIIVKSSEDGRIVRLKDVARVELGGKDYNLTSRLNGAPSASVVIYQLPGANALDMAVAVRETMKELSDRFPEGMEYRIPYDTTLFVEASIDEVYSTLFQAAGLVFLVLFIFLQDWRATLIPAVSIPVSLIGTFAVMGAMGFSLNMLTLFGLVLAIGVVVDDAIVIVEATYVQMAKGMNSREAAIKAMSKVSGAVVATTLVLLAVFVPAAFLPGITGEMYRQFALTIAVATVFSTINALTMSPALAALLLRPQKEKKNIFFRWFDAGFEKAGAGYGALTRALLRRSALVMLLFLALLGLTGWQFGRLPTGFLPEEDQGYVIASIQLPDGASLGRTQQVLNQVDAMLEKTPGVQDWVSLGGFSVIDGTNAANAATVWIIMESWDERSDPSLSQRAILANLQAQLAGIQEAIAFAFPPPAISGLGVAGGFQFQLQDRGGAGLVELGKAARELLARGEGQTGLANLNTTFRADVPQLFAEVDRTKAKTLGISLNEVFGTLQAYLGSAYVNDFNRFGRTWQVKIQADHPFRLRPEDIRQLEVRNRAGQMVPVGTLVSVDYVTGPQTILRYNLYPAASITGQAAPGFSSGQALDLMEDMAREELPSSMGFEWTGVSFQERQVGNEAIAIFALAILLVFLVLAAQYESVTSPAAVILVVPLAVLGTVAALIAREFDNNVYTQVGIVLLIGLASKNAILIVEFAKAEREAGKGILEAAAEAARLRFRPILMTAISSIAGFMPLVVAAGAGAASRQAVGTAVVGGMAAATIMSLLFTPVFYLVMQRLSEFRRPKPAEGEAPSPAE; this comes from the coding sequence ATGTTCTCCAGGTTTTTCATCGAGCGGCCGATCTTCGCGAGCGTGATCTCGACCGTCATCGTGATCGCCGGCTGGGTGACCCTGGGCACCCTGCCGATCTCGCAGTATCCGGACATCACGCCGCCCACGGTCGAGGTCAGGGCCGTCTACCCCGGCGCCAGCGCCAGCGTCATCGCCGAGACGGTCGCCGCGCCGATCGAGCAAGAGGTGAACGGCGTCGAAGGCATGATCTACATGTCCTCGACCAGCGCCAGCGACGGCACCTATACCCTGACCGTGACCTTCGAGGTCGGCAGCGACCTCGACCTGGCGCAGATCCTCACCCAGAACCGCGTCACGCTGGCGGAGCCCAAGCTCCCGGAGGAGGTCAAGCGCGAGGGAATCAACACCAAGAAGAAGTCGACCAACATCGTCCAGTTCATCTCGCTGGTGTCGCCCGATGGCCGCTACGACGACCTCTTTCTCAGCAACTATGCAACGCTTCAGCTGCGCGACACCTTGAGCCGGATCGACGGCGTGGGCGAGGTCACGGTCTTCCCGGCGAGTGACTACAGCATGCGGATCTGGCTCGATCCGCAGCAGCTCAGATCAAGGGGCATCACCACCAAGGACGTGTTCGACGCAGTCCGCGAGCAGAATGTCCAGGTCGCCGCGGGCCAGATCGGTCAGCCGCCGGCCCCGGAATCACAGAACTTTCAGCTGTCGATCAACGTCCTGGGCCGCCTGAGCGAGATCGGGCAGTTCGAAGAGATCATCGTCAAGTCCTCGGAGGACGGCCGCATCGTCCGCCTGAAAGACGTTGCCAGGGTCGAGCTCGGCGGCAAGGACTACAACCTGACCTCCCGCCTGAACGGTGCACCCTCGGCCAGCGTCGTCATCTATCAGCTGCCCGGCGCCAACGCGCTCGATATGGCGGTCGCCGTTCGCGAAACGATGAAGGAGCTCTCCGACCGCTTCCCCGAGGGGATGGAATACCGGATTCCCTACGACACCACGCTCTTCGTCGAGGCTTCGATCGACGAGGTCTATTCGACGCTGTTCCAGGCGGCCGGGCTGGTGTTCCTGGTCCTGTTCATTTTCCTCCAGGACTGGCGCGCGACCCTGATCCCGGCCGTCTCGATCCCGGTCTCACTGATCGGCACCTTCGCCGTCATGGGGGCCATGGGATTCTCCCTCAACATGCTGACGCTCTTCGGCCTGGTCCTGGCCATCGGCGTGGTCGTCGACGACGCCATCGTCATCGTCGAGGCGACCTACGTTCAGATGGCCAAGGGGATGAATTCCCGCGAGGCCGCGATCAAGGCCATGTCCAAGGTCTCCGGCGCGGTCGTCGCGACGACCCTGGTGCTCCTGGCGGTCTTCGTGCCGGCCGCCTTCCTGCCCGGAATCACCGGCGAGATGTACCGGCAGTTCGCGCTGACCATCGCCGTGGCGACGGTGTTCAGCACGATCAACGCCCTGACCATGAGCCCAGCACTTGCCGCGCTTCTGCTGCGCCCGCAGAAGGAGAAGAAGAACATCTTCTTCCGCTGGTTCGATGCGGGATTCGAAAAGGCCGGCGCCGGATACGGCGCGCTCACCCGGGCCCTGCTCCGTCGATCGGCGCTGGTGATGCTGCTGTTCCTCGCGCTCCTCGGCCTGACCGGCTGGCAGTTCGGCCGCTTGCCGACCGGCTTCCTGCCCGAAGAGGACCAGGGCTATGTCATCGCCAGCATCCAGCTGCCCGACGGCGCCTCCTTGGGACGGACCCAGCAGGTTCTCAATCAGGTCGACGCGATGCTCGAGAAGACGCCCGGGGTGCAGGATTGGGTCTCGCTCGGCGGCTTTTCGGTGATCGACGGCACCAATGCCGCCAACGCCGCGACGGTCTGGATCATCATGGAGTCCTGGGACGAGCGCAGCGACCCCTCGCTCAGCCAGCGGGCGATCTTGGCAAATCTGCAAGCCCAGCTCGCCGGCATCCAAGAAGCGATCGCCTTCGCCTTCCCGCCGCCGGCCATCAGCGGCCTCGGAGTCGCCGGCGGCTTCCAGTTCCAGCTCCAGGACCGCGGCGGCGCGGGCCTGGTCGAACTGGGAAAAGCGGCGCGGGAACTCCTCGCGCGTGGCGAGGGGCAGACGGGCCTCGCTAACCTCAACACCACCTTCCGCGCCGACGTGCCGCAACTCTTCGCCGAAGTCGACCGGACCAAGGCGAAAACGCTGGGGATCTCCCTGAACGAGGTCTTCGGCACCCTCCAGGCCTACCTGGGCTCGGCCTATGTCAACGACTTCAACAGGTTCGGCCGCACCTGGCAGGTCAAGATCCAGGCCGATCATCCCTTCCGCTTGAGACCCGAGGACATCCGGCAGCTCGAGGTGCGCAATCGGGCCGGGCAGATGGTGCCCGTCGGGACCCTCGTCTCCGTCGACTACGTGACCGGCCCGCAGACGATCCTGCGCTACAACCTCTACCCCGCCGCCTCGATCACCGGACAGGCGGCGCCCGGCTTCAGCTCCGGACAGGCCCTGGATCTGATGGAGGACATGGCCCGCGAGGAGCTGCCGTCCTCGATGGGCTTCGAGTGGACCGGCGTGTCCTTCCAGGAGCGCCAAGTCGGCAATGAAGCCATCGCCATTTTCGCCCTGGCGATCCTCCTCGTCTTCCTCGTGCTGGCCGCCCAATATGAGAGCGTGACCAGCCCCGCGGCGGTGATCCTGGTCGTGCCCCTGGCGGTGCTCGGCACGGTCGCGGCGCTGATCGCCCGCGAGTTCGACAACAACGTCTACACCCAGGTCGGCATCGTCCTGCTGATCGGCCTGGCCAGCAAGAACGCGATCCTGATCGTGGAGTTCGCCAAGGCCGAGCGCGAGGCCGGCAAGGGCATCCTGGAGGCGGCGGCCGAGGCCGCCCGGCTGCGGTTCCGGCCGATCCTGATGACCGCGATCTCCTCCATCGCCGGCTTCATGCCGCTGGTGGTCGCCGCCGGCGCCGGTGCGGCCAGCCGCCAGGCCGTCGGCACCGCGGTCGTCGGCGGCATGGCGGCGGCGACCATCATGTCCCTGCTGTTCACGCCGGTCTTCTACCTGGTGATGCAGCGCCTGAGCGAGTTCCGGCGACCGAAGCCCGCGGAGGGCGAAGCGCCCTCGCCCGCCGAATAG
- a CDS encoding efflux RND transporter periplasmic adaptor subunit codes for MPGRNCGRALLLLAGLGLSALLLACEDQNTYVAPPAPEVTVARPLVKDVTEYLEFTGTTVAYARVEVPARVPGVLQNLHFEPGTPVTEGDLLFTIDPVEYEAEVKAAEAELARAEARRTETSKTLERAETLIKRGNISQAKVDEARANFLSAKAEILVRQANLTQARINLGYTQVRAPITGRVGRDLVDVGNLVGQGEATILTDITTFDPMYVYFEVNERDLLRYMNKSRAEARGQSQAAEAVDEGRAGKRQPVPLEIGLANEDGYPHPALTDFAESQVDPDTGTIRVRGIVQNPGEQPVFVPGLFVRVRLPFETRPDMPLVTERAVGFDQSGQYVLLVNSENIVEKRNVTLGPIVDGLRVITDGIEASDMVVVKGLQRAREGAAVKAREIDMATLKASAIKERLGAESDAKPDDRESQRAKSDDVSAGLESTDQGTQAEAEPAGRREENGAAAAAKTSSDAAATEPAKE; via the coding sequence ATGCCAGGGAGGAATTGCGGGCGAGCGCTGTTGCTGCTGGCTGGGCTTGGCCTGTCCGCGCTCCTGCTCGCCTGCGAGGATCAGAACACCTACGTCGCTCCGCCCGCGCCCGAGGTCACGGTCGCGCGGCCCCTGGTGAAAGACGTCACGGAGTATCTCGAGTTCACCGGCACGACGGTCGCCTACGCCCGGGTCGAGGTCCCGGCCCGGGTCCCGGGCGTGCTGCAGAACCTGCATTTCGAGCCCGGAACGCCGGTCACCGAGGGCGACCTGCTGTTCACCATCGATCCGGTAGAGTACGAGGCCGAGGTCAAGGCCGCCGAGGCCGAGCTGGCGCGGGCCGAGGCGCGTCGGACCGAGACCTCCAAGACCCTGGAGCGGGCCGAGACGCTGATCAAGCGGGGCAACATCTCGCAGGCCAAGGTCGACGAGGCCCGCGCCAACTTCCTCTCGGCGAAGGCCGAAATCCTGGTCCGCCAGGCCAACCTCACCCAGGCCCGGATCAACCTCGGCTATACTCAGGTGCGGGCGCCGATCACCGGCCGCGTCGGGCGGGACCTGGTCGATGTCGGAAACCTGGTCGGCCAGGGCGAAGCGACCATCCTGACGGACATCACTACCTTCGACCCGATGTACGTCTACTTCGAGGTAAACGAACGCGACCTCTTGCGCTACATGAACAAGAGCCGCGCCGAAGCGCGGGGCCAAAGCCAAGCGGCCGAAGCTGTCGACGAAGGTCGGGCCGGCAAGCGACAGCCCGTACCGCTTGAAATCGGTTTGGCGAACGAGGACGGCTATCCGCACCCTGCGCTCACCGATTTCGCCGAGTCCCAGGTCGATCCAGACACCGGAACGATCCGCGTGCGCGGCATCGTCCAGAATCCGGGAGAGCAACCGGTTTTCGTGCCAGGTCTCTTCGTCCGAGTTCGTCTCCCTTTCGAAACGCGTCCGGATATGCCGCTGGTCACGGAGCGGGCCGTCGGCTTCGACCAGAGCGGACAGTACGTCCTGCTGGTGAACTCGGAGAACATTGTCGAGAAGCGCAACGTCACCCTGGGGCCGATCGTCGACGGCTTGCGCGTCATCACCGATGGCATCGAAGCCAGCGACATGGTCGTGGTCAAGGGGCTTCAACGGGCGCGTGAAGGCGCGGCGGTCAAGGCTAGGGAGATCGACATGGCGACCCTCAAGGCCTCGGCGATCAAAGAGCGGCTGGGTGCCGAGAGCGACGCGAAACCGGATGACAGGGAATCGCAGCGTGCGAAGTCGGATGACGTCAGTGCCGGTCTCGAAAGCACCGACCAGGGAACCCAAGCGGAAGCCGAACCCGCCGGCCGGAGGGAAGAGAATGGAGCCGCCGCCGCCGCCAAGACGAGTTCGGACGCGGCCGCCACGGAACCGGCCAAGGAATGA
- a CDS encoding OmpA family protein, which translates to MNRRTPLILLCAFGCAIGVAACGLELQKAEKIEPATDEHGDALYQGYLGQSRLEYSEGDYRDSDYFAERAMMAGANQKFEPQLIEARDLPADKLNEMAAARGQYITAVYRGSVQKLPVTSAEAQVRFDCWMQEQEENFQPKDIAACRDGFETAMVKLEAALSDTGRAVSEDRLVFDVFFDFDSDSLSAVAKEHLAAIAAITRTYERPVVAVLGNADQVGATDYNVDLSGRRANVVAKELEANGVKPDAIIPRGDQAPAVANPERRPEAMNRRALIVIREATPN; encoded by the coding sequence ATGAATCGCAGAACACCCCTTATTTTGCTCTGCGCCTTCGGCTGCGCCATCGGCGTCGCCGCCTGCGGACTGGAGCTGCAAAAAGCCGAGAAGATCGAGCCGGCGACCGACGAGCACGGCGACGCGCTCTACCAGGGCTATCTCGGCCAATCCAGACTCGAGTATTCGGAGGGCGACTATCGGGACTCCGACTACTTCGCGGAGCGCGCCATGATGGCCGGGGCCAACCAGAAGTTCGAGCCCCAGCTGATCGAAGCGCGCGACCTGCCGGCGGACAAGCTGAACGAGATGGCCGCCGCACGCGGCCAGTACATCACGGCGGTCTATCGGGGCTCGGTCCAGAAGCTGCCCGTCACCTCCGCAGAGGCTCAGGTCCGCTTCGACTGCTGGATGCAGGAACAGGAGGAAAACTTCCAGCCGAAGGACATCGCCGCCTGCCGTGACGGCTTCGAGACGGCGATGGTCAAGCTCGAGGCGGCCCTCTCGGATACGGGTCGGGCCGTGAGCGAGGACCGGCTGGTCTTCGACGTGTTCTTCGATTTCGACAGCGACAGCCTGAGCGCCGTCGCCAAGGAGCATCTCGCGGCCATCGCGGCGATCACCCGCACCTACGAGAGGCCGGTCGTCGCCGTCCTTGGCAACGCCGATCAGGTCGGCGCCACGGACTACAACGTCGATCTGTCGGGCCGGCGAGCGAACGTCGTGGCCAAGGAACTGGAGGCCAACGGCGTGAAGCCGGACGCCATCATCCCGAGGGGCGACCAGGCCCCGGCCGTCGCCAACCCGGAGCGCCGGCCGGAGGCGATGAACCGCCGCGCCTTGATCGTGATCCGCGAAGCCACGCCGAACTAG
- a CDS encoding mandelate racemase/muconate lactonizing enzyme family protein translates to MKITEFKTFVVGNPPPHFGGRYFVFVKLTTDGGIEGIGEVYAATFGPQTLARMIEDVCQRHVVGADPFKIEKLWRAVYGRGYSLRPDLSLVGVLSGIEMACWDIVGKALDKPVYELLGGRVHERLRSYTYLYPEAGEDDRVYSDPDLAAERAAVCVARGFTAVKFDPAGPYTVYDGRQPDLEALERSERFVRKLREAVGTKADLLFGTHGQFTASGALRLARRLEPYDPLWFEEPTPPEMPEGMAKVARGTSIPIATGERLATKYEFARVLNCGAASILQMNLGRVGGLLEAKKIAGMAETHYAQIAPHLYCGPVVGAANIQISACSPNFLILESIQTWGGFHAEILKTPIRWEDGYVIPSEAPGLGVELDEVVAAKHPYKGDALHLEMSETPF, encoded by the coding sequence ATGAAGATCACCGAGTTCAAGACCTTCGTCGTCGGCAACCCGCCGCCGCACTTCGGCGGCCGCTACTTCGTCTTCGTCAAGCTGACGACGGACGGCGGGATCGAAGGCATCGGCGAGGTCTACGCGGCGACCTTCGGTCCGCAGACCCTGGCACGCATGATCGAGGACGTTTGCCAACGCCATGTCGTCGGCGCCGATCCCTTCAAGATCGAGAAGCTGTGGCGCGCGGTCTACGGCCGCGGCTACAGCCTCAGGCCGGACCTCTCTCTTGTCGGGGTCCTGAGCGGGATCGAGATGGCCTGCTGGGACATCGTCGGCAAGGCCCTGGACAAGCCGGTCTACGAGTTGCTCGGCGGTCGGGTCCACGAGCGCCTGCGCAGCTACACCTACCTCTATCCGGAAGCGGGCGAGGACGATCGCGTCTACAGCGACCCCGATCTCGCCGCCGAGCGGGCCGCGGTCTGCGTCGCCCGGGGCTTCACCGCAGTCAAGTTCGATCCGGCCGGCCCCTACACGGTCTACGACGGCCGCCAGCCGGATCTGGAGGCCCTGGAGCGCTCGGAGCGCTTCGTCAGGAAGCTGCGCGAGGCGGTCGGCACCAAGGCCGATCTCCTGTTCGGCACCCATGGTCAGTTCACGGCCAGCGGCGCTCTGCGCTTGGCGCGCCGGCTGGAGCCCTACGATCCGCTGTGGTTCGAGGAGCCGACCCCGCCGGAGATGCCGGAGGGGATGGCCAAGGTCGCCCGCGGCACCTCGATCCCCATCGCCACCGGCGAGCGCCTGGCCACCAAGTACGAGTTCGCCCGGGTTCTGAACTGCGGCGCCGCCTCGATCCTGCAGATGAACCTGGGCCGGGTCGGCGGCCTGCTCGAGGCCAAGAAGATCGCCGGGATGGCTGAGACCCACTACGCCCAGATCGCCCCGCACCTCTACTGCGGCCCGGTGGTCGGCGCCGCCAACATCCAGATCAGCGCCTGCAGCCCCAACTTCCTGATCCTGGAAAGCATCCAGACCTGGGGCGGCTTCCACGCCGAGATCCTAAAGACACCAATCCGCTGGGAGGACGGCTACGTCATCCCGTCCGAGGCGCCTGGACTGGGCGTCGAACTGGACGAGGTGGTCGCCGCGAAGCACCCATACAAGGGCGACGCCCTGCATCTGGAGATGTCGGAAACGCCCTTCTAG